TGAAACTCTCCCTACCATCGAAATTAATGTCATTGATACCGATATGATGCAAGCCTGATTCCAGCACTTCTACGTTTATCGCTACAGTTTGTAAATTTGGGGCTATGTCAATCACACCAAAATTAAGTGCATTACCATTCCTATCAGAAAAATAAATATTAGGTTTAAATTTTGAATCTTGATACCTAAGCACGAGAGTTAGAAAGTCTCCCACCTCTGCAGAAAAAGCGAAGATATCACCATTATCTGACTTTTCAGATATCGCACCACTCACTGAAAAAGGCGGAGTAAACCCTACTTCCGTAGCAATTGACGGGTTATCATTGGGTTCAATCTCTTCGACTAAATCAAGTGATTGACGTTCAGCCACAAATGGAAAACCGTCAAACTCATCCAATACACCATCAGCATCTTCATCTTTATTCTCCCATGTGCCGACATAGTCAATAGGATCTATGGGTTCTTCCGGATCAACAGGGTCAACTGGATCGGTAGGTTGACTTGGGTCACTAGGTGATGTGGGATCTGATGGGTTATCTCCTTGGAAAGCAGGATCACCTGATTCTAGTTCACCTCCACAGCCTGTCAGAGTAAGACTGGATGCCAGTAACATCGACAACCATAAATACTTATATTTCATTGCACATATCCCTATAAAAATCCGTTTATTGCTATTTTATTGCGGCTTTAACTACATCCGAAAAGGAGTCTGCATCCGCGTTAACCCTTGCGATACCAGCGCCAAATACGCATCGCCTGTAATTTGCCCTAAGGCATTGCATGCAAGTTGCTCACGGCTTGGTGCGTACCAAACCGAGGTGACAATTTCTTCGATAACATAGTTGGCAAAAGGCACTATCAGTTTTTGACACCACCTCACTTCTATTTGCAGTAGGTTGGCATCTTGAATATTCATTTGTCGGCCACTGCCAACATCCTTCACCCCAGCACTTCGATACATTAAGTTATTATTTGGGATCTCATCGATATAACGGTTGTTGTAGCGAGCACGAATTTTGAACTCATTAAACGTGCGTCTATCTGGGCTTAATACAGTGATTTGACTTTGAGCAAACACCGCCGCCCGCGCTTTAGCTACCGCAGTCAAGGTATCTGACATACTTGTTCCATGCGCAAACAGTGGGGTCATGCCTTTAGCGAGCCCCTGTCGAATTTCACTTACATTGCCATGATTTAGTGCGCCGGCTCGCGCCGCATTTACCGTTGCAGCATCTAAGGTGCTTTTTGCTGAGTAGATAAATCCCCACTGAGCAATTAGCATCATGGCAACCAAAATAATTGGCATAAGAAAAGGCAAAGCGAGGTTAAACTCAATCATACTCTGCCCTGCCTGGGGCTAACTCTTAGTTTGCTCAAGGCACCTTTGCTGATCATAACGAAGCTTGTTTAGTCTTAGGTGTTGGTTCACGTTGCAGTTCATTCAATGCGTTCAACAGCGCATTAACTTGTTTAGTCACAACTGAATTTGGGTCTGCTTGACGTTGTGCTTGCTGCAACACCTGAGTAGATTGCTTAATACGCACTAGGCTGATGTTATATAAAGCTTTAGTATTTTTAGGCTCCAACTCAAGGCACTTTAGGTAGGCGTTAATGGCTGCGTCATGGCGCCCTGTGCGGGTATAAATATTACCCAAACGAAACCAAGCTGGGGCATAGTTGGGGACTGATTTAAGCACTTCAATGTATAAACTCTCAGCTTGGTCGAGCATGGCTGTCTTGTAGGCGTGCTCGGCCTGCTGCTGAATAACCAGGATTTGCTGATTACCTTGATGCTCCTCTTGCGAAGGTGCACTTGAACATGCAGTTAGCCCAACCAATGCGAGTGCAACTATTAACTGTCTTACCATGACAGAGTATCTCCTTGATTTATATTATTTAGATGTGCGCTACCCGGTGCGAGCTCCAGCACCTTTTTAGCCCTCAAACACCAGCTAAGTCGCCTTGGTGACAATTCACGCACAAGCTTTATCACCTGGTTATGTTTATTCAGATAGACCACATCAATGGCGTACTTCATGCCGAAAGTGTGCACTGAGTTACAAGGAGTGATTAATAATCCTTGCTCATCAGTTAACTTGTCTCGTCCAAGTAGCCCTCTTAACCGCAGCGGTGCAGTGTCAGCAATAGATACGCTGTTAATTGCACCACCTTTTTGATTCGTTAACTTGACACTTTCCATAACCTAGAGCTCATACAGAAACTTCATTGCAATTGGGAATGCCAAAATCATGAAGGTCACAGGGAAGATAAAAACGATGAGAGGAAAAATGAGTTTTACTGGTGCTTCTAACGCCTTTTTCTCCGCACGTAAAAAGCGTTCGACTCGGCGTTGGTCGGACTGAATACGTAAAGTTTGGCCTAAGCTTGCACCGGTTTTTTCAGCCTGTGCTAATGCACTAACTAAGCTGTTTACTTCAGTTACCTGAACACGATCTGCCATATTGCGAAAAGACTGCGCCCTTGACATACCTGCACGCATGTCGCGAATAACTTTTTCGAACTCGATGCGTAGCGGCCCAGCGGGGCCGCGCTCAACGGCTTGTGATAAGGCTCCTGTCATGTTCAAACCAGCCTCAATAGACATGGTCAGATAATCAAGGTAAACCGGCAGCGCCTTAACAATTAATCCTTGGCGTTTTTTACGTAAGTCATTCAGTGAAATAACCGGTAGGTAGTAGCCGAAGATTGCCGCAATCACCACATAATTGGTTGGTACGCCGTCCAACATTGCACCGCACAGCAGCATCAAACCAACAGAAAAAAGGGTACTGATGATGCGAATTGCAAAATACTGCTCGGCACTCATGATGTAAGACAAACCAGATACTTGCAGCTTACGCGACACGCGCTCTAAATAGTCTACGCTCAGATTTTCACTCACATAAAAAGCTAGCAAGCGCACCCATGGCCAAATTAACTTCAAACCTGGAGAAAGCGGGTCCATAAACTCCCTATTCTCAACAGGCACACGACGATAAATACGCACACAGCTGACGATTAAGAACATCAATGCGATTGCAAAACAAATAGTAATTAAGTTCAACATGGCTCACCTACACATCGATGGTAATAATTTTGCGAATGGTAAAGTAACCGCAAATCAGCATTAAGGTGACAACCACTATCAAACCCCAACCGATAGGGTCGGTAACAATCCTTCCCATAGAGGCGGGCTCCATGTGATACAAGACAATACCAATAAATACCGGCAGCACAGTCATCACTAGCCCCTGCATTTTCCCCTGTGCTGTTAGTGCGTTTATCTTGCCTTCCATTTCGATTTTTCGGCGCAAGGTATCAGAAAGGCGAATAAGCACTTCGGCCAAGTTGCCACCGACCTCTCGAGAGATCTGCATACCGGCAGTGACCAATTGAAATTCATCTTCAGGTATGCGGCGATGCATGTTGTCGAGTGCCGTGCTGAACTCTACTCCAAGGCGCTGCTCTCTTAAAAACAGTTGAAACTCTTGCTTAGCAGGCGATGCCATTTCTTCAGCCATAAATTCAATAGCACTGGTTAAGTTGGCACCTGATTGCATAGAACTCGCAATCATGGTTAATGCATCAGGTAGTTGATGAACAAATTTACGGCGCCGGCGCTGATGCAAAAACTTGTAAGCAAACCTGGGAAGTAGCGCCAGCACGATACTAATGAGAATACCGAACACCCAGCTACCGGTAATTACCTTGAACAAAATAGGCATCAGCAACAAAGTGGCCATGTTGATCATAAAGATGCGCTTTGGCTCGATAAACAAAAACATCTCAGTCAAATTCACCCGAGCCGATGTAGTAAAGGTCTCCTGGTACTGCCGAGCAAGCTTGGTACTCAAATGCTTGATAGCAAACACTGCCAGCACTACAGCCATAAACACCAACACCATAGCGACTATCACGCTACTCATACATTGACCTCACGCTCAAAGATATCTAGCGCGATACGCACACCACTTTGCTGCAACTGTTCATAAAACTCAGGCACTGTGCCGGTCGCTGTATAGTGGCCAACAATCTTGCCTTTATCGTCAAATCCAGTTTGCTGGAACTTAAAGATTTCTGACAATTGAACAACATTGCCTTCGATCCCTGTCACTTCACAAATACTGGTAATACGCCGTGAACCATCAGAGAAGCGTGATTGCTGCACAATAATGTTTACCGCTGAGGTGATTTGCTCTCGAATAGCCTGTACAGGTAAATCCATACCAGCCATCATCACCATGACTTCTAGTCGAGAAATACAATCACGAGGGGAATTTGAGTGGGCGGTTGTCAGCGAGCCATCATGGCCAGTATTCATCGCTTGCAACATATCAAGCGCCTCACCACCACGACACTCACCTATCACCACGCGATCAGGACGCATACGCAAGCAGTTTTTAACCAAATCGCGTATTTCAACCGCACCTTTACCTTCCTGGTTTGGTGGCCTTGCTTCAAGCGACACCAAGTTAGGTTGGTACAACTGTAGCTCTGCCGCATCTTCTACAGTCACAATGCGTTCATCATCAGGAATGAAGTTTGACAACACATTAAGCAAAGTCGTTTTACCTGACCCTGTACCACCCGATATCACGATATTGCGCTTTTGTTTAACCGCCATTTCAAGAAATGCCGCCATGGCATGATTCATCGAGCCAAAGCTGACTAAGTCATCACAGCTTAACCGGCGCTGCATAAACTTACGGATAGTAATACATGGGCCTTTCAGCGCTAATGGCGGGATCACAGCATTTACACGAGAGCCATCTTTTAGGCGTGCATCAACCATTGGTGAACTTTCATCAATACGTCGCCCAATTGGAGTAACAATACGCTCAATCGCACCTAGGACGGCTTGGTCATCTGAAAATGCGATATCGGATAAATACAAATTACCGCTTTTCTCATAGAAGATTTGATCATGGCTATTGACCATAATTTCTGTGACTTCTGCATCAGCAATAAGGCCTTCTAGGGGGCCTAAACCAATTGTTTCATCAAGCACTTCTTTAGTTAATGCTTTAACATCGATGTGCTCTGGTACATCCATATTATTAAGAATGTGGCCAACTAAAGATTCACTTTGGGTGCGAAGTTCTTCATCGCTCATTTCATTTACGTTAACGCGGCGAAGATCCATCAGTTTAATGAGCTCAGCATGCACCGTTTTACGCAGCTCGTTTCGCAGCTTAATAGACTGTAGCTGCTGCTCGTTTGCTTTAGACGATGTTTTACTGCTTAGCTCTACGACATTACTGTTTGTCGTGGAACTTGTAGAAATGGCATCACTCGACGCCGACTCGCTCTGAGTAGCGGTTTTTAAGGCCGACGATTGATTAGCAGTTTGGCTTTCACTCGCAAGAGTAGTGACTGTGCTTCGTTGTGGGTCTAACGATTTAACTCGGATAATATAATCGCCAATTTGTACCTTATCGGTTAATGCTAATGGACCATAGCTTTCACGCTTTTCACCATTAACCTTCACCCCTGTACGACTGGCATTATCACTGACAAAAATGCCACGTTCATTCTGAATTAAACTGGCGTGGTGCTTAGAAACCTTGAAGCCACGAAGCTGAATAAGATGATCAGATTCTTTGCCAATCTGACACTGAGCATGAATACATTGAAAGTCACCAACCTTGGTGCCTTTACTCGTACTGACTGAAATATTAAACATCCCTACAGCTCCCTAATCCAAGATATAAAAAGCTTCAAGTTCTGTCGCATCACCAGCTAACTCTCGCCCGCGAGCTAATTGCTTGTCATGGCTTTCTTCACCTGGGTAAATCACTGTCGGGGTCACAAAAATCACTAGCTCACTCTTTTTGTCCCTGAAATCCCGAGACTTAAACAGCTCGCCAATAACCGGAATATCGCCTAAGAATGGAAATTTATTTACCACTTTAGACATCTCACTATTTACCAAACCCGAAATAACAATGGTTTCGTTATTTTTAACGTTAATAACAGACTCTGTGCGACGAGTAAGTAATCCAGGAATATCACCGACCGCGGTAGATGGGTCGATTGAGCTCACCTCAGCACTTACACGGCTAATGATGTTTTGTTGTTCGTCAACTACGGGCTCGATATCTAACTTAATACCGTACTCTTTGAACTCTACGTCTGCTGCACCAAGGCCGCTAAGCACAGGTATTGGGAATTCACCACCGGCAATAAACGAGGCTGCTTCACCGCTTCTAGTCGCCAAGTTAGGCTCTGCGAGCAAACGAGCATCACCTTTTTCGGACAGTAGTTGTATTTGCGAACCAATGCCGGTCACGATGCCAAAATAGCTCCAACCGCGAGAATCAAGTACACCTATAGAGTCATTGATAGCTCCGCTAATCC
This DNA window, taken from Shewanella maritima, encodes the following:
- a CDS encoding DUF192 domain-containing protein, whose translation is MESVKLTNQKGGAINSVSIADTAPLRLRGLLGRDKLTDEQGLLITPCNSVHTFGMKYAIDVVYLNKHNQVIKLVRELSPRRLSWCLRAKKVLELAPGSAHLNNINQGDTLSW
- a CDS encoding tetratricopeptide repeat protein, with the translated sequence MVRQLIVALALVGLTACSSAPSQEEHQGNQQILVIQQQAEHAYKTAMLDQAESLYIEVLKSVPNYAPAWFRLGNIYTRTGRHDAAINAYLKCLELEPKNTKALYNISLVRIKQSTQVLQQAQRQADPNSVVTKQVNALLNALNELQREPTPKTKQASL
- a CDS encoding type II secretion system F family protein, with the protein product MLNLITICFAIALMFLIVSCVRIYRRVPVENREFMDPLSPGLKLIWPWVRLLAFYVSENLSVDYLERVSRKLQVSGLSYIMSAEQYFAIRIISTLFSVGLMLLCGAMLDGVPTNYVVIAAIFGYYLPVISLNDLRKKRQGLIVKALPVYLDYLTMSIEAGLNMTGALSQAVERGPAGPLRIEFEKVIRDMRAGMSRAQSFRNMADRVQVTEVNSLVSALAQAEKTGASLGQTLRIQSDQRRVERFLRAEKKALEAPVKLIFPLIVFIFPVTFMILAFPIAMKFLYEL
- a CDS encoding type II and III secretion system protein family protein, encoding MKNILITILAWTLLLLPNFSIAHNNTPFKLYVGAVELYKAKNVERVVVGNGNVLSAKVVDDKGVILIGESAGETDLQLWQKNGKIIKLSVTVTPDNSIKSTATIKRMLSAFPSLTVTENDGLIIVQGKAESSQKEQLEKILSASPNIVSLVKYLEYAKQMEPMVRMQVRIVEFNKTTLQDIGVKWDSSMAGPAYGAAKAFSSNPIFSVASPGQYVEGISGAINDSIGVLDSRGWSYFGIVTGIGSQIQLLSEKGDARLLAEPNLATRSGEAASFIAGGEFPIPVLSGLGAADVEFKEYGIKLDIEPVVDEQQNIISRVSAEVSSIDPSTAVGDIPGLLTRRTESVINVKNNETIVISGLVNSEMSKVVNKFPFLGDIPVIGELFKSRDFRDKKSELVIFVTPTVIYPGEESHDKQLARGRELAGDATELEAFYILD
- a CDS encoding TadE family protein, producing MIEFNLALPFLMPIILVAMMLIAQWGFIYSAKSTLDAATVNAARAGALNHGNVSEIRQGLAKGMTPLFAHGTSMSDTLTAVAKARAAVFAQSQITVLSPDRRTFNEFKIRARYNNRYIDEIPNNNLMYRSAGVKDVGSGRQMNIQDANLLQIEVRWCQKLIVPFANYVIEEIVTSVWYAPSREQLACNALGQITGDAYLALVSQGLTRMQTPFRM
- a CDS encoding type II secretion system F family protein is translated as MSSVIVAMVLVFMAVVLAVFAIKHLSTKLARQYQETFTTSARVNLTEMFLFIEPKRIFMINMATLLLMPILFKVITGSWVFGILISIVLALLPRFAYKFLHQRRRRKFVHQLPDALTMIASSMQSGANLTSAIEFMAEEMASPAKQEFQLFLREQRLGVEFSTALDNMHRRIPEDEFQLVTAGMQISREVGGNLAEVLIRLSDTLRRKIEMEGKINALTAQGKMQGLVMTVLPVFIGIVLYHMEPASMGRIVTDPIGWGLIVVVTLMLICGYFTIRKIITIDV
- a CDS encoding ATPase, T2SS/T4P/T4SS family, whose product is MFNISVSTSKGTKVGDFQCIHAQCQIGKESDHLIQLRGFKVSKHHASLIQNERGIFVSDNASRTGVKVNGEKRESYGPLALTDKVQIGDYIIRVKSLDPQRSTVTTLASESQTANQSSALKTATQSESASSDAISTSSTTNSNVVELSSKTSSKANEQQLQSIKLRNELRKTVHAELIKLMDLRRVNVNEMSDEELRTQSESLVGHILNNMDVPEHIDVKALTKEVLDETIGLGPLEGLIADAEVTEIMVNSHDQIFYEKSGNLYLSDIAFSDDQAVLGAIERIVTPIGRRIDESSPMVDARLKDGSRVNAVIPPLALKGPCITIRKFMQRRLSCDDLVSFGSMNHAMAAFLEMAVKQKRNIVISGGTGSGKTTLLNVLSNFIPDDERIVTVEDAAELQLYQPNLVSLEARPPNQEGKGAVEIRDLVKNCLRMRPDRVVIGECRGGEALDMLQAMNTGHDGSLTTAHSNSPRDCISRLEVMVMMAGMDLPVQAIREQITSAVNIIVQQSRFSDGSRRITSICEVTGIEGNVVQLSEIFKFQQTGFDDKGKIVGHYTATGTVPEFYEQLQQSGVRIALDIFEREVNV